A single region of the Polyodon spathula isolate WHYD16114869_AA chromosome 12, ASM1765450v1, whole genome shotgun sequence genome encodes:
- the si:dkey-177p2.18 gene encoding phospholipase B1, membrane-associated: MGRFLILLPVFALNSYHVQGNDWLQNYENGMKEYFELYAPQDFPEKEDPQQFRHPPFVCPDMKPSPTVPTSVHYVKPADIKVVAALGDSLTTAIAANASNVFGVPFEYRQVSWSIGGYGTYEDVITLANIIKVFNPDVIGPAPMMTLNSKPALLNETGFNLAVTGANTYEFPAQTRHLIDTFKNFSGMNYREDWKLLTILIGNNDLCDYCKNKTLFSVESFIHNLTVALDMLYDEMPRMLVNLVEILPLEGLRDLKKQTLGCLLQRSFCSCLILPLDNSTELKELIEMNSVFQKKMEELIASGRYDKRDDFAVILQPYVKNTVPPRLPDGKVDFSYFTPDCFHFTIKGHEEMAKGLWNNMFQPEGKKDLFDTFTNIKLNCPPVDHPYIYTRLKGSATQLQPRVLFPFLLLLSYFFGFVLTDRR; the protein is encoded by the exons ATGGGGAGATTCCTGATTCTTCTGCCTGTCTTTGCCCTGAATAGTTACCATGTTCAAG GAAATGACTGGTTGCAGAACTATGAAAATGGAATGAAAGAGTATTTTGAACTATATGCACCTCAG GATTTTCCAGAGAAAGAAGACCCCCAGCAGTTTAGGCATCCTCCATTTGTGTGTCCTGACATGAAGCCATCGCCCACAGTCCCTACCTCAG tcCATTATGTGAAACCTGCTGATATCAAAGTAGTGGCTGCCCTTGGAGATTCCCTGACA ACTGCGATTGCTGCGAATGCTTCAAATGTGTTTGGAGTTCCTTTTGAGTACCGACAAGTTTCATGGAG caTTGGAGGCTATGGGACATATGAAGATGTTATTACCCTTGCAA ATATTATAAAGGTCTTCAACCCTGATGTTATTGGCCCCGCTCCTATGATGACATTAAATTCAAAACCAGCTTTGCTGAACGAAACTGGCTTTAACCTTGCAGTCACTGGAGCCAATACATA tGAGTTTCCAGCACAGACCAGACACCTGATTGACACTTTCAAAAACTTCTCA ggGATGAACTATCGTGAAGATTGGAAACTGTTGACCATTCTTATTGGAAACAATGACTTGTGTGACTACTGTAAAAACAAG ACTCTTTTTTCAGTGGAGAGTTTCATTCATAATTTAACTGTTGCCCTGGACATGCTTTATGATGAA ATGCCGAGGATGTTGGTGAATCTTGTCGAGATCCTGCCTCTTGAGGGTCTTCGGGACCTCAAAAAACAAACCTTAGGCTGTTTGCTTCAAAG GTCATTCTGCTCGTGTTTGATTTTGCCACTGGACAATTCCACAGAACTGAAGGAGCTTATTGAGATGAATTCAGTCTTCCAG AAGAAAATGGAGGAACTGATAGCATCTGGCAGATATGACAAACGGGATGATTTTGCTGTCATTCTTCAGCCTTACGTAAAGAATACAGTGCCTCCACGGCTTCCG GACGGAAAAGTTGACTTTTCATATTTCACTCCGGACTGCTTCCACTTCACCATAAAGGGGCATGAAGAGATGGCAAAGGGGCTGTGGAACAATATG tttcagCCAGAAGGGAAAAAGGACCTATTCGATACCTTTACAAATATAAAGCTTAATTGTCCACCAGTG gaccATCCTTACATATACACCCGTCTAAAAGGCTCTGCTACACAACTCCAACCCCGTGTACTTTTCCCCTTTCTGCTTCTGCTGAGCTATTTCTTTGGATTTGTTCTCACTGACAGGAGATGA